GGCGACAGTAGTACTACTATCGCAGCTACTTCTAGCCAAGACAGCACTACTTCTCTCCATCATAGTCATCATCTTCAACCAGTTCGGCGAGGCGAAAGACATTGATATCGGCGTAAACTATGGTATGCAAGGCAACAACCTGCCTCCGGCGGCGGATGTTATCAACCTTTACAAACAAAACGGCGTAACGAAACTCAGGCTCTTCGATCCCGTTCCGGCCGCACTCGAAGCCCTTAGAGGCAGCCAAATCGAGGTCACTCTCGATCTCCGGAACCAGGATCTCCCTATCTTCGCTTCCAGCCGCCCAGCCCTGGATCAATGGTTCGCCCAAAACGTCGAGCCCTACCTAAACGACATCCAATTCCCATATCTTGTCGTTGCAAACGAGGTTATCCCTGGCGACCTTGGTCGGTACGTTTTGCCCGTCATGGAGTCCTTACAAGATATTCTCAATAGTAAGAACCTTCACGGAATAAAAATCTCCACCACCATCCCCGGCTCCGCGTTGTCGACCTCTTATCCTCCGTCGCTCGGCCAATTCTCGCCCCAGGCGGCCGCGGATATAAAAGGTGTTCTGAGGTGAGCATATCGATATTCATATATACATTACGTACGTAAATAATATTGTGGCGCATATGGTCGAAAAATCAATTTGTTCCAGACTTGTACATGCCTACGCGTAAATAACTTAATAGTAATTACAATCACATATTCATATTCCaggtattaataataattatatttatacatatataaactaaGTTATTATATCATCATCTTCATCAGTTTCTTATCGCAACAAGGATCGCCGCTGATGATCAATGTGTACCCATACTTCGCTTACGCGTCGGACCCATTGAACGTTAGGCTGGACTACGCGCAGTTCACTGCGACAGACGTGGTGGTTCAGGACGGTCCCTATGGTTACCGCAACCTGTTCGACGCCATGGTCGACTCTTTCGTCGCCGCCATGGAGGTAGAAGGCGTGTCCGATGTCGACCTCGTAGTATCCGAGAGCGGTTGGCCATCGGCCGGGAACGGTCAGTATACGACGAATGATCTGGCGTCCACCTACAACACGAACTTCATCAAACATATCACGTCAGGAGTTGGGACCCCAAGACGGCCTAATAAGTACATGGAAGGCTTTGTTTTCGCCATGTTTAATGAGAATCTTAAGACTGAAGGGGTAGAGCAGAATTTTGGGCTATTTAATCCTGATATGTCCCCTGTTTATCCTGTTTTCGATAACCtctaaatcaaattattattattattattttgttattcttTTAGTAGGATTATGTACAGAGATCATTATAAATTATAATGTCTCAataaaaattaaatggataatctttttttttcttcttcttgatatatatatttaattgttGAGAATTTGAGAAAATATATAAGAACATTAAAAGATTAAGTATAATTAACTAACACCTTTGTTTATATATGTTTGTTATAATTATATAATGAACACAACAACAAACCAGAAAATAGAATATGATACTTATATATGATCGAGTGTGTTGCGTGGAGGAAGCGAGAGAAACCGGGTTGAAAGAATTTATTAATAAAAGGAATTTACTCTTTTGGTATTCTATATTTTTTTGTTGAAATTATCATTTTGTTACtttttgttttcaataatactcatatgatacttgtattttaaattatacatatttaatacactagatttttttatcaatatgatcaaactgccatcagttatatgtaattaagtaattaaatttaaatttagaacttacataattgacaacaattaaattggtaaaattttattaattaaatttgagtttagagtactaaatatgtacgattttataATACAAGGTATTATTGAAAACAAaaggtatcaaaataatattttgcaaaaacacagaGTACTAAATGATTACCTACCTATTAATAAATAACTATTTTGATGCGTGGAATTAATTAAGACATGATAAGAATTACCTTAACAAtttggaattaaaataaatatCCAGCTCCACAAATATTTCCATTCGTGGGGGGATTAGTACTTATCTCTTTAAAAAATAGTCAAGTTTCTGTTCCAAACCACAATTTCCTGTCCCCAattttcatttggaaaaaaatctGCCGTTCCTAATTACTGTCTCTTCTACGTCCtactaattattttaaaataattcatttatttatagtattaatacaattaggaaaatagaaaattgtaaataatttaaatatatataaaataaataaatgaaatgtcttaacactacaaaaaaaaaagatataccGATAACACTATACCGAGAACACGTTCTCGGTAAAGATAATTTAGAACCGCGCCATATTTACGCGGTTTTTTCATTTTAGTTTCTGTACCgaggaccctataccgagaacatgttctcgatATAGGGTCTTTTTAATCTTCATCTTCCCCAAACAGAGAGCTCATTCTCTCTGAAACGGAAAAAAAAACCCTCCGTTTTCTCCGCCCCCTTTTTCATTTTTTCGGTGTTTCGGCCCCCAAAAGCTTTGGTTTTGGTCAAATCTTCCCTTCCAAAGAAGATTTAGGTAGCTATAAGGTCTATTAAggtatacatttatatatatttcagttttttttttgtataaatttatcaattttttttcttctgttttggTCTTCTTTAATG
This genomic interval from Humulus lupulus chromosome 8, drHumLupu1.1, whole genome shotgun sequence contains the following:
- the LOC133795425 gene encoding probable glucan endo-1,3-beta-glucosidase BG4, which produces MATVVLLSQLLLAKTALLLSIIVIIFNQFGEAKDIDIGVNYGMQGNNLPPAADVINLYKQNGVTKLRLFDPVPAALEALRGSQIEVTLDLRNQDLPIFASSRPALDQWFAQNVEPYLNDIQFPYLVVANEVIPGDLGRYVLPVMESLQDILNSKNLHGIKISTTIPGSALSTSYPPSLGQFSPQAAADIKGVLSFLSQQGSPLMINVYPYFAYASDPLNVRLDYAQFTATDVVVQDGPYGYRNLFDAMVDSFVAAMEVEGVSDVDLVVSESGWPSAGNGQYTTNDLASTYNTNFIKHITSGVGTPRRPNKYMEGFVFAMFNENLKTEGVEQNFGLFNPDMSPVYPVFDNL